Proteins from a single region of Aureibacter tunicatorum:
- a CDS encoding PadR family transcriptional regulator — protein sequence MVNEEFIDKWKSQVKKGTLAFIILNTLQNRELYGYELIETVRVHTEIEIAEGTLYPLMNRLKKEGLVEAKWVEQESGIPRKYYNLTVSGVKTLEKMSKYWNELEESIKKLKK from the coding sequence ATGGTTAATGAAGAATTTATTGATAAATGGAAGTCTCAAGTAAAAAAGGGGACATTAGCCTTTATCATACTTAACACGCTCCAAAACCGGGAATTGTACGGATATGAACTGATAGAAACAGTCAGGGTGCATACAGAGATAGAAATCGCCGAGGGCACTCTTTACCCGTTAATGAACAGGTTGAAGAAAGAAGGTTTAGTAGAAGCTAAATGGGTGGAACAAGAATCTGGAATACCCAGGAAGTACTACAACCTTACAGTGTCTGGCGTCAAAACTTTGGAAAAGATGTCAAAGTATTGGAATGAATTGGAGGAATCAATCAAGAAATTAAAAAAATGA
- a CDS encoding serine hydrolase domain-containing protein, producing the protein MKKLFFVMALLCLFSNVFAQKIDENKINKIKAYIEDLESSKKTKGDISIFENSKEVYGESIGKNRCFYANQCYKTKGFRVGSFTKMITSIITFQLVEEGLLQLKDKLEKYFPEIPEANKITLSHLLEHTSGLKDYVSNGDDNKWLVKPQSHEDIMSVIISDSVSFTPGEDQSYSNSAYYLLANIIEKVSEKSFEKNIKKRIIKPLDLDNTTSALNKKSESYPSYSYENNKWEVVEDFYFPNAKGAGDLISNAEEMNIILEALFDYKLISKKSLEDMTSISPNYLYGKGIMKSSYFDINLFGHGGNTYGTHCRAFHDPNSDISISVINNSGDHSDNERIFNEILKIIYSEEIPSSDELTADLMQKMTGTYSCEELPVKIKMYFENGNLISQVTGQCPVPLASINNLKYEETSLGLTVEFMPEKNQLKIHQGQSFTLTKEETKEEKNNKASVQLTEEIINQIKGTYHKDGFPLDLTIFMKEGKLMVQATGQDAFELDPVNQYKYEKKIYEITLEFIPEKDQVNLLQSGQAFTLTKLDSESSLN; encoded by the coding sequence ATGAAAAAGCTATTTTTCGTAATGGCATTGCTATGCCTTTTCTCTAATGTTTTCGCTCAAAAAATTGACGAAAACAAAATCAACAAGATCAAAGCATATATTGAAGATCTTGAATCCTCAAAAAAAACTAAGGGAGATATCAGCATATTTGAAAACTCCAAGGAAGTTTATGGCGAAAGTATCGGAAAAAACAGATGCTTTTACGCGAATCAATGCTATAAGACCAAAGGATTCCGAGTAGGCTCTTTTACAAAAATGATCACTTCGATTATTACCTTTCAATTAGTCGAAGAAGGGCTGTTGCAACTTAAAGATAAATTGGAAAAGTACTTCCCTGAAATACCTGAAGCTAATAAAATCACATTGAGCCATTTATTGGAACACACGAGTGGTCTAAAAGATTACGTGTCAAATGGAGATGATAATAAATGGCTTGTTAAACCGCAAAGCCATGAGGATATAATGTCAGTAATCATTAGCGACAGTGTGTCATTCACTCCCGGAGAGGATCAATCGTACTCTAACTCAGCTTACTACCTGCTTGCGAATATCATTGAGAAGGTCAGTGAAAAAAGCTTCGAGAAAAATATAAAAAAGAGAATCATCAAGCCTCTTGACTTGGATAACACTACTAGCGCGCTGAATAAAAAATCAGAATCTTATCCTTCATATTCATATGAAAATAACAAGTGGGAAGTAGTCGAAGACTTCTATTTTCCAAATGCGAAAGGAGCTGGGGATTTGATTTCCAATGCGGAAGAAATGAATATTATCTTAGAAGCGCTTTTCGACTATAAATTAATATCAAAGAAAAGTTTGGAAGACATGACCTCAATTTCTCCAAACTACTTGTATGGCAAAGGAATAATGAAATCAAGCTACTTTGATATTAACTTATTTGGTCATGGGGGCAATACATATGGAACTCATTGCAGAGCGTTTCATGATCCAAATTCAGACATATCAATATCGGTCATCAACAACTCTGGAGACCACTCTGACAATGAAAGAATATTCAATGAAATATTAAAGATTATTTATTCGGAAGAAATCCCTTCATCAGATGAATTGACCGCTGATCTCATGCAAAAAATGACTGGAACTTATAGCTGTGAAGAACTTCCAGTCAAAATAAAAATGTATTTTGAAAATGGAAATTTAATTAGTCAAGTAACTGGACAATGCCCTGTACCACTTGCGTCCATTAACAATTTAAAGTATGAGGAAACTTCCCTAGGACTGACAGTTGAATTCATGCCTGAAAAAAATCAATTAAAAATACATCAAGGCCAAAGCTTTACATTAACTAAAGAGGAAACAAAGGAAGAGAAAAACAATAAAGCATCCGTTCAACTTACCGAAGAAATCATCAATCAAATCAAAGGAACTTATCACAAAGACGGCTTCCCTCTAGACTTGACAATATTTATGAAAGAAGGAAAGCTAATGGTACAAGCCACTGGACAAGACGCTTTCGAACTCGATCCTGTGAATCAATACAAATATGAAAAAAAGATCTATGAAATAACACTAGAGTTCATTCCAGAAAAAGACCAAGTCAATCTGCTTCAAAGCGGTCAAGCTTTCACACTCACTAAATTAGACTCCGAGTCAAGCCTAAATTAA
- a CDS encoding rhodanese-like domain-containing protein has product MKEQIEFYKRKLAFEMDPSDLFEAFEKGDDYVALDARQSFGFEREHIPGAINIPHKNMTEESTRNLDRSKTYVCYCDGIGCNASTKGALKMTELGFKVKELIGGIEWWKFDGLATEGEYPNQGKSFECAC; this is encoded by the coding sequence ATGAAAGAACAAATTGAATTCTACAAAAGAAAGCTGGCATTTGAAATGGATCCGTCGGATCTGTTCGAAGCTTTTGAAAAAGGTGATGACTATGTGGCATTGGATGCGAGGCAAAGTTTTGGATTTGAACGAGAGCATATTCCCGGGGCCATTAACATTCCTCATAAGAACATGACTGAGGAAAGCACTCGAAATCTGGACCGATCGAAGACGTACGTATGCTATTGTGATGGCATTGGTTGCAATGCGTCCACTAAGGGAGCTTTGAAGATGACGGAGTTAGGTTTTAAAGTCAAAGAGCTTATCGGAGGAATAGAATGGTGGAAGTTTGATGGTTTGGCCACTGAAGGTGAGTACCCCAATCAAGGCAAATCATTTGAATGCGCTTGTTGA
- a CDS encoding LysR family transcriptional regulator translates to MEIKYLKLIKFITEEGSIAESAQKLFLTPSALSHQLKEVEKMLGYKVFFRSRNNWTLSPEGEELYKMACDIVESLEKGFKSIKKLQAGSSGNISISTECYSLYQGLPSFLQQMKLLYPDININLNIEATHKPIEKLLSKEIDIALVSTKNDNDSLKYIKICSEEIFAILHKEHASSQCEYLSADHFASIHLIIHSYPLETVFIHEHFLKPNNIAPSKISAIPLTELALEMVQANMGVFCLPKSSLRSLNYSQDLILKKIGPNGLHKKQYIAIRKEDSDKKYFHDFTFSFKDHFQNHHEI, encoded by the coding sequence ATGGAGATCAAATACTTGAAGCTAATAAAATTCATCACAGAAGAAGGCAGCATAGCCGAATCGGCTCAAAAACTATTTTTAACACCATCAGCCCTTAGCCACCAACTTAAGGAAGTGGAAAAAATGCTTGGTTATAAAGTCTTCTTCAGAAGTCGGAATAACTGGACGTTAAGCCCGGAAGGAGAGGAGCTTTATAAAATGGCCTGCGATATAGTCGAAAGCTTGGAAAAAGGTTTCAAATCCATCAAAAAACTGCAAGCTGGTTCCTCTGGAAATATAAGCATTTCAACCGAATGCTATTCTCTTTACCAAGGCTTGCCTTCTTTTCTCCAACAGATGAAATTGCTGTACCCTGACATCAATATTAATCTAAATATCGAAGCGACGCATAAGCCAATAGAAAAATTACTGTCAAAGGAAATAGATATCGCACTCGTCAGCACAAAAAACGATAACGACTCATTAAAATATATCAAAATATGCAGCGAGGAAATCTTTGCCATACTCCACAAGGAACATGCTTCAAGCCAATGCGAATATTTATCCGCGGATCACTTCGCAAGCATCCACCTTATCATTCACTCATATCCTTTGGAAACAGTCTTTATTCATGAGCATTTCCTAAAACCAAACAATATTGCACCATCAAAAATATCAGCAATCCCATTGACCGAGCTTGCTTTGGAAATGGTTCAAGCTAATATGGGCGTTTTCTGCCTTCCAAAGAGTTCTTTGCGCTCCTTGAATTATTCTCAAGATCTAATTTTGAAAAAAATTGGCCCGAATGGGCTTCATAAAAAGCAATACATAGCCATAAGAAAGGAAGATTCGGATAAAAAATATTTCCATGACTTTACCTTTAGTTTCAAAGATCACTTTCAAAACCACCATGAAATATAA